From one Caldithrix abyssi DSM 13497 genomic stretch:
- a CDS encoding SUMF1/EgtB/PvdO family nonheme iron enzyme: MNLKQVYIVLFFFVTTTYLFGQGYLDCIPDVLDIQVDGQLVDFGSSIDVELNTLDETFQIRLRGKNIGTDNNPAPYNNLTMSFVQFNSSSDKDRISFTTYTSSDLDESLYFGSEAGGGDQYADYVMYEAVDNDSWQAGELNAVFINVKPKNWGEFVIKFRMGLGTDESYSNFNYDPSGGYIGDDDPNGAGDCLGFESYEITVNIIQAPQYGDLTVEVKNIDGTSTPYPGDNGRVQLYNSETLVASDNTDANGNAYFSNIEEGSGYYYKVYHTPDDPNNIFGEEYWGKEENVTIYGNTTNYSEFTRNMPYGQDIKVYKNGEDVTGQSVTAGTELEFRITVTNPNVNNYYARTRLVLDRNKSESYDYDNTSSGQIVYGNNGEKTFIFYVTLNDEGDYYRALSTQTDVDGGYRNTDGWGWIEQPIITIENQYGDLTVEVKNIDGTSTPYPADNGRVQLYNSEGVLIATDNTDANGNAYFSNLDAGSGYYYKVYHTPDDPNNIFGEEYWGKKENVTIYGNTTNYSEFTRNMPYGQDIKVYKNGEDVTGQSVTAGTELEFRITVTNPNVNNYYARTRLVLDRNKSESYDYDNTSSGQIVYGNNGEKTFIFYVTLNDEGDYYRALSTQTDVDGGYRNTDGWGWSEQPIIKIKLKKIIINIPKGGEKWAVGTKQDITWESEGVNTLLIEYSVDDGASWATIQNNVEASLGKYEWEEIPNTPSENCYIKLTDSENYNVYSKSNKFSIVELNVNENELITKEKNKLKYQGKYITYVGVNLYFMQDLIAQGKEYIIQDLLDICEQRGINVIRTWAFNDDPESPSVIQMDPDEELNEENFNALKRVVELAEQRGFKLIMPLVNHWTDYGGMQRYVIWYNEKFNAQLDTSKQKYEHHFYTNETIKNWYKSYITKIVTEFRESDAIMAWELANEPRESNWSAPAPTDTAEFKKWIEEMSSYIRESLDPNHLIGLGGEGNFSYNKEDEVYFKDIYNRKNIDFTSLHLYTEPEKLDLKNLDEMENYFSKRKELSNELDKPFLIEEFGFKREINGDEQIRIDYYNGIYQRFDNQGVNGSNFWQLLHNDLPENDWDKDTYGIYENRDSEILDAIEKAAKSRNDINIEITSINLVDYPPDGLQIIGYVEDKNQNRKPNYTIGAEDPVDLVSTSLWATTNENGDFNYISTNSAETNNYIYKFFSQEGEAVDKVLSVSVETTSDYGGNELIVDKWITVNDVIFDLGEAVDLNNDTKTFGDKVNSSSIPPDESLAHKSLEIAGNYLIKSIGNTLVDYASNPFNIVASIGALTCLVPEPMVTKATCPVSLKAVVSGIKISVAKSFAKTAIDMSDLTQEKKDKYNAIIDYGVAGISLAKMSKDFNIIESAQSLTDVNNVIYTNLYSVDHNSTNTITTRSSSSEEDDALYMVVIDSDDNYVLIEIRDNSELTAHLSDGVCNPSSGTINDEYTFTVLYIDPDNQPPDNPIELVIDDEAKYLMTPQGSNWSEGVEYIYVSNPGTFSEGDHTYYFQGSQGETKLREPLTGYYSFSVDDPNTLDIELTLEPNPTDINTQVTCTATTNPIKVNYPIDFDQDETLGEFEDSNPIYTNEDGVAVVIYHPKEIGTTSIFALDGNDHNNYDSKSLTINGQQNTSPTLTFTKESGYETDGVNPDQGIEGSTFEFRIKYTDVDGDEPKEGYPVVHIFDNGIEISSSPFIMSAVNSDPVADGRIYTYSISSLTASGNYTYRFEAQDANGAVAEGEGTDTMNGPEVTENSGNSDSLVAYWSFDDGTATDNSGNGNDGTIQGTPTTVEGVSGNALQFNGSDYIEIGNLSEELKKFPSREHSYSCWVYLDATINDTRYITDAANPDAEPPLNDQRGIRFESSQNIVSKWITYDGDVRTISKTELELNQWYHICAVNDGNAGKIYINAVEDTSETITSWGGEIVNFFIGATSGGSGGFVGRIDELKLFNKALSQSEINELANINNAPSLTYTGEVGYDSDGVNPDEGEEGSTFEFRIKYTDTDGDDPGEGYPVVHIFDNGAEISGSPFIMSAVNSDPVTDGRIYTYSTSSLTTSDNYTYQFEAQDVNGAVANGDGTNTMNGPVVIENSSNGDSLVAYWNFNDGNISTATDISGNGNTGTVYNATLTSGYDDALEQAFYFDSDNDTIIIYIQENLSSINQGDYTISMWIKFDEIPTNNRFALDMGDVDQFGFRFLGTTKPTYKWNLSSGNVTLTADTALQTGSWAHIVSVLEDNRGKIYVNGKKFVDSSVVTSHPSELISKFAIGNICGGGQAPTYFPGSIDEVKIFNKALSDAEVRKLFNGENIAPTLTFTGETGYETDGVNPDEGNEGSAFEFRIKYTDADGDEPSSGYPAIHIFNNGTEISGSPFAMSAVNSDPVTFGRIYTYSTSSLTASDNYTYRFDAQDANGAMAEGEGTNTLSGPVVTDSASAEPIGITMYKIDGGTFIMGNNNGPSDEQPEHEVTVSTFQLSKHEITNRQFVEVYNWALEQGKISVNSTTVENTAGEHQELLDLDAEGCYISYNGTQLVVEDGRDDQPVCEVTWYGAVAFSNYYSEKNGLTPVYDFNDWSCNWDGNGYRLPTEAEWEYAAGGGNQSHDYEYSGSNNVDEVGWYLDNSGSQPHVVGTKNPNELGLYDMSGNNQEWCWDYFGNYSSEPQTDPVGPSSQEDERRILRGGSWSSTADILRVTNREHISANLSNGDTGFRIAKKYLGEPTLTWTGEAGYESDGVNPDTLKENETVTFRVKYSDPDGDQPAEGYPKVYIFKNGNAINGSPFVMSQANSESFISGRIYLLTTDSLVEGNDYTYKFEAKDINEITAIGEATQEKQGPVVEKSIPAAPQLVSPENNSLNQELTLILDWNDVENAETYQLQVSDSSDFSHLIINQQGIDTSQYEVTDDILHYSTKYFWRTNAQNSSGTSSWSDEWNFTTKNAPELSVSPESWDAPPAGGTSSEFSVTNSGNDDSLKFTVTTSDNWLSVNITDSITPGSFTITAESNNTGTERTGNVEVKATSDDVINSPFIVTVTQNPIPDDIQWQSVLTVSDENGNKSELTFGTATNATDNYDDDYDQYAPPPPPSGSFDASFSLNNERYIKDFRAPLSSDDSVRIVWNVEFQYSNGGDPITLEWNNSAFNDEGYYTLVDDPDSPQEINIDMREDSSYTVINTEIDELFIVYQNVTSFEVFLMKDWNMVGLPLEVHDGYYLTLFPNAIENTLYSWQGYYELEDTLKPGVGYWLRNEIDDTVQINGKAIQSVTIDLIKDWNMIAGPSGDVPLAAVEDPDQVIIENTLYQWDGYYVLSDTIRQGKGYWLRASDSGRITISLANNTNSEYLAKRKVYHIIYSYPTITITDAGGSHRNLYLGLKYKNAEDSLKYTLPPVPPSNCFDVRFDNQCYATGKNEVKILIQTSNYPINVEITGLESKDGYQYVLKANEGNEQFTFKESGEFVFNNKLIESLILTIEKIIPKKFMVYQNYPNPFNPTTEIRYDLPESGKVKIEIYNILGEKIRTLFSGYQEAGIHKIKWDGKNAMGHPMSSGIYFYIVNKGMKRFVKKMILMK, from the coding sequence ATGAATTTAAAGCAAGTTTACATTGTCCTATTTTTTTTCGTAACCACAACATATTTATTCGGTCAAGGTTATTTAGATTGTATTCCTGATGTGCTAGATATCCAGGTTGACGGACAGCTGGTTGATTTTGGTTCTTCAATTGATGTGGAATTAAATACTTTAGACGAGACATTTCAGATAAGATTAAGAGGAAAAAACATAGGTACAGATAATAACCCGGCACCTTACAACAATTTGACAATGTCTTTTGTTCAGTTCAATTCAAGTAGTGATAAGGATAGAATTAGTTTTACTACATATACAAGTAGCGACCTTGATGAATCTTTATATTTTGGATCGGAAGCTGGCGGTGGGGACCAATATGCTGATTATGTCATGTACGAAGCTGTTGACAACGATTCCTGGCAGGCAGGTGAATTGAATGCTGTTTTTATAAATGTTAAACCGAAAAATTGGGGCGAATTTGTAATCAAATTTCGCATGGGACTGGGAACAGATGAAAGTTATAGCAATTTTAACTATGATCCAAGCGGAGGCTACATTGGAGATGATGATCCGAATGGTGCTGGCGATTGCCTTGGCTTTGAAAGTTATGAAATAACTGTTAATATAATTCAGGCACCTCAATACGGCGATTTAACGGTAGAAGTAAAGAATATTGACGGTACATCTACACCATATCCTGGAGATAATGGAAGAGTGCAGCTTTATAATAGTGAGACTTTGGTAGCATCCGACAACACAGATGCGAATGGTAATGCATACTTTTCAAATATTGAGGAAGGTAGTGGTTATTATTACAAAGTTTACCATACACCGGATGATCCGAATAATATTTTTGGCGAAGAATATTGGGGAAAAGAAGAGAATGTAACCATCTATGGTAATACAACCAATTATAGCGAATTTACACGAAATATGCCTTATGGACAGGATATAAAAGTTTATAAGAATGGAGAAGATGTTACAGGGCAAAGTGTAACTGCAGGAACCGAACTTGAATTTAGAATAACCGTTACTAATCCCAATGTTAATAATTATTATGCTCGGACGAGGTTGGTATTGGATCGAAATAAATCGGAATCTTATGATTACGACAACACATCATCCGGCCAAATTGTATATGGTAATAATGGTGAAAAAACATTTATTTTTTATGTAACACTTAATGATGAAGGAGATTATTATAGAGCATTAAGCACACAAACAGATGTGGATGGCGGATACCGTAATACAGACGGATGGGGTTGGATTGAACAACCAATTATAACTATTGAAAACCAATATGGCGATTTAACGGTAGAAGTAAAGAATATTGACGGTACATCTACACCATATCCTGCAGATAATGGAAGAGTGCAGCTTTATAATAGTGAAGGCGTTTTGATAGCCACTGATAACACTGATGCTAATGGTAATGCCTATTTCTCAAATTTAGATGCAGGAAGCGGATATTATTACAAAGTTTACCATACACCGGATGATCCGAATAATATTTTTGGTGAAGAATATTGGGGGAAAAAAGAGAATGTAACCATCTATGGTAATACAACCAATTATAGCGAATTTACACGAAATATGCCTTATGGACAGGATATAAAAGTTTATAAGAATGGAGAAGATGTTACAGGGCAAAGTGTAACTGCAGGAACCGAACTTGAATTTAGAATAACCGTTACTAATCCCAATGTTAATAATTATTATGCTCGGACGAGGTTGGTATTGGATCGAAATAAATCGGAATCTTATGATTACGACAACACATCATCCGGCCAAATTGTATATGGTAATAATGGTGAAAAAACATTTATTTTTTATGTAACACTTAATGATGAAGGAGATTATTATAGAGCATTAAGCACACAAACAGATGTGGATGGCGGATACCGTAATACAGACGGATGGGGTTGGAGTGAACAACCAATAATTAAAATAAAACTAAAAAAAATAATAATTAATATTCCAAAAGGCGGAGAGAAATGGGCAGTAGGCACAAAACAAGATATTACTTGGGAGAGTGAAGGGGTTAATACATTATTAATTGAATATTCAGTAGATGATGGCGCTTCATGGGCTACTATACAGAACAATGTTGAAGCGAGTTTGGGAAAATATGAATGGGAGGAGATTCCTAATACACCATCTGAAAATTGTTATATTAAATTGACTGATTCTGAGAATTATAATGTTTATTCAAAGAGTAATAAATTTTCAATTGTTGAACTTAATGTTAATGAAAATGAGTTAATTACAAAAGAAAAAAATAAATTAAAATACCAAGGAAAGTATATAACATATGTTGGTGTTAACTTATATTTTATGCAAGATCTAATTGCGCAGGGCAAGGAATATATTATTCAAGATTTGTTAGATATTTGCGAGCAAAGAGGTATTAATGTAATAAGAACATGGGCATTTAATGATGATCCTGAGTCCCCTTCAGTTATACAAATGGATCCAGATGAAGAATTAAATGAAGAAAACTTTAACGCTCTTAAAAGAGTCGTTGAACTTGCTGAACAAAGGGGATTCAAACTTATTATGCCTTTAGTAAATCATTGGACAGATTATGGTGGAATGCAAAGGTATGTAATATGGTATAATGAAAAGTTTAATGCACAATTAGATACATCAAAACAAAAATATGAACATCACTTTTATACTAATGAGACGATTAAGAACTGGTATAAAAGTTACATTACTAAAATTGTAACTGAATTCCGTGAAAGTGATGCAATAATGGCTTGGGAACTTGCTAATGAGCCAAGAGAATCAAATTGGAGTGCTCCCGCTCCAACAGATACTGCAGAATTTAAAAAATGGATAGAAGAAATGAGCTCCTATATAAGAGAAAGTTTAGACCCAAATCATTTAATTGGTTTAGGAGGTGAGGGAAACTTTAGTTATAATAAGGAAGATGAAGTCTATTTTAAAGATATATATAACCGAAAAAATATAGACTTTACGTCATTACATTTATATACAGAACCTGAAAAATTAGATTTGAAAAACCTTGATGAGATGGAGAATTATTTTTCAAAACGTAAAGAGTTGAGCAATGAATTGGATAAACCTTTTCTAATTGAAGAATTTGGTTTTAAAAGAGAAATTAATGGGGATGAACAGATAAGAATTGATTATTATAATGGTATTTATCAGCGATTTGATAATCAGGGTGTAAATGGGTCAAATTTTTGGCAGTTATTACATAATGATTTACCGGAGAATGACTGGGATAAAGATACTTATGGTATCTATGAAAATAGAGATTCTGAGATTTTAGATGCTATTGAGAAAGCTGCCAAATCTAGAAATGATATAAATATTGAAATAACGTCTATAAATTTAGTCGATTATCCACCAGATGGTTTGCAAATAATTGGATATGTTGAGGATAAAAATCAAAATCGTAAACCAAATTATACAATTGGTGCTGAAGATCCTGTAGATTTAGTAAGCACTTCATTATGGGCCACAACAAACGAAAATGGTGATTTTAATTACATTAGTACGAATTCTGCAGAGACAAATAATTATATTTATAAATTTTTCTCCCAAGAAGGCGAAGCAGTAGATAAAGTTTTATCGGTTTCTGTTGAAACCACCAGTGATTATGGTGGTAATGAATTAATTGTTGATAAATGGATTACTGTAAATGATGTTATTTTTGATCTAGGAGAAGCAGTGGATCTAAATAATGATACTAAAACTTTTGGCGATAAAGTAAATTCTTCATCTATACCTCCAGATGAATCACTAGCACATAAATCCTTGGAAATTGCAGGAAATTATTTAATTAAATCTATTGGTAATACTCTTGTCGATTATGCAAGTAATCCATTTAATATTGTTGCTTCAATAGGTGCTTTAACCTGTTTAGTTCCTGAACCTATGGTTACAAAAGCTACATGTCCAGTTTCTTTAAAAGCTGTAGTGTCGGGAATAAAGATTAGTGTAGCTAAATCATTTGCAAAAACTGCAATAGATATGTCGGATTTAACTCAAGAAAAAAAGGATAAGTATAATGCGATTATTGATTATGGAGTTGCCGGAATATCATTAGCTAAAATGAGTAAAGATTTTAATATAATTGAAAGTGCGCAATCTTTAACTGATGTTAATAATGTCATCTATACAAATCTTTATTCTGTTGATCATAATTCCACTAATACTATTACTACTAGGTCATCATCTTCAGAAGAAGATGATGCATTATATATGGTTGTAATAGATAGTGATGATAATTATGTCCTAATTGAAATACGTGACAATTCAGAATTAACGGCCCATTTAAGCGATGGGGTATGCAATCCTTCTTCCGGTACTATTAATGATGAATATACTTTTACTGTACTTTATATTGATCCAGATAATCAACCACCAGATAATCCAATAGAATTAGTCATTGATGATGAAGCAAAATATTTAATGACACCCCAGGGATCTAATTGGTCAGAAGGTGTTGAATATATATATGTTAGTAATCCTGGTACATTTTCTGAAGGTGATCATACCTATTATTTTCAAGGTAGCCAAGGTGAGACCAAACTTAGAGAACCTTTAACAGGATATTATAGTTTTTCTGTTGATGATCCAAATACGCTGGATATTGAATTGACATTAGAACCAAATCCAACGGATATAAATACGCAAGTTACATGTACTGCAACCACGAATCCAATAAAAGTTAATTATCCTATAGATTTTGATCAAGACGAAACCCTTGGAGAGTTCGAAGATTCAAATCCCATATACACTAATGAGGATGGTGTTGCAGTTGTTATCTACCATCCAAAAGAAATTGGTACAACATCAATATTTGCATTAGATGGGAACGACCACAATAATTATGATTCAAAATCTCTTACGATAAATGGACAGCAAAATACGTCGCCAACACTTACCTTTACCAAAGAAAGCGGTTATGAAACAGATGGCGTAAATCCAGACCAAGGTATTGAAGGCAGTACCTTTGAGTTCAGAATTAAATATACGGATGTGGATGGAGATGAGCCTAAAGAAGGCTATCCGGTGGTTCATATTTTCGATAATGGCATAGAAATAAGCAGCAGCCCCTTTATCATGTCGGCGGTGAATTCTGATCCGGTAGCCGATGGCCGAATTTATACCTATTCTATTTCCAGCTTAACGGCAAGTGGTAACTACACATATCGTTTCGAAGCGCAGGACGCTAATGGCGCGGTGGCAGAGGGGGAAGGCACCGATACAATGAATGGGCCGGAGGTTACGGAAAATAGTGGTAATAGCGATAGCCTTGTGGCCTATTGGAGTTTTGATGACGGTACGGCTACGGACAATAGTGGCAATGGGAATGACGGAACAATCCAGGGGACACCTACAACAGTGGAGGGCGTTTCTGGTAACGCTCTTCAATTTAATGGAAGTGATTATATTGAAATAGGAAATCTTTCAGAGGAACTAAAGAAGTTTCCAAGCCGCGAGCATTCTTATTCATGCTGGGTTTATCTTGATGCGACGATAAATGATACGCGCTATATTACAGATGCAGCCAATCCTGATGCTGAACCTCCGTTAAATGACCAACGTGGTATTCGGTTTGAATCTTCTCAAAATATTGTGAGTAAATGGATAACGTATGACGGAGATGTAAGAACAATTTCTAAAACGGAATTAGAACTTAATCAATGGTATCATATTTGTGCTGTTAATGACGGAAATGCCGGTAAAATATATATTAATGCAGTAGAAGATACCAGCGAAACTATAACCTCATGGGGCGGGGAAATTGTTAACTTTTTTATCGGAGCCACATCAGGTGGTAGTGGGGGCTTTGTTGGCCGAATAGATGAATTGAAATTATTCAATAAAGCTTTATCTCAATCGGAAATCAATGAACTTGCTAATATCAACAACGCTCCATCTCTAACCTACACAGGTGAAGTCGGTTATGATTCAGATGGCGTCAATCCGGATGAAGGTGAAGAAGGCAGCACGTTTGAATTTAGAATTAAATACACCGATACCGACGGAGATGATCCGGGAGAGGGCTATCCTGTAGTGCATATTTTTGACAATGGCGCAGAAATCAGCGGTAGTCCATTTATCATGTCCGCGGTGAATTCTGATCCGGTAACCGATGGCCGAATTTACACCTATTCTACTTCCAGTTTAACGACAAGCGATAATTATACTTATCAGTTTGAAGCACAGGACGTTAATGGCGCGGTGGCCAATGGAGATGGTACAAATACTATGAATGGACCAGTAGTTATAGAAAATAGTAGTAATGGCGACAGTCTTGTGGCATATTGGAATTTTAATGATGGAAATATTTCAACTGCAACCGATATTTCTGGAAATGGTAATACTGGGACGGTGTACAATGCAACTTTAACAAGTGGTTATGATGATGCATTGGAACAGGCATTTTATTTTGATAGTGATAACGATACAATAATTATTTATATTCAAGAAAATTTAAGTTCAATTAACCAAGGTGACTATACCATCTCAATGTGGATAAAATTTGATGAAATTCCAACGAATAATCGATTTGCGCTTGATATGGGAGATGTAGATCAATTTGGTTTCAGATTTTTAGGAACTACGAAGCCAACATATAAATGGAACTTAAGTTCAGGTAATGTGACATTAACGGCGGATACGGCCTTACAAACAGGATCATGGGCTCATATTGTATCGGTACTTGAAGACAACCGTGGAAAAATATATGTTAATGGGAAAAAATTTGTTGATAGTAGCGTTGTTACAAGCCATCCGTCGGAATTAATTAGCAAATTCGCAATTGGAAATATTTGTGGTGGTGGTCAAGCTCCTACCTATTTCCCTGGATCAATTGATGAAGTAAAAATCTTCAATAAGGCGTTAAGTGATGCTGAAGTTCGGAAACTATTCAATGGTGAGAACATTGCGCCCACTTTAACTTTTACGGGTGAAACCGGATACGAAACAGATGGGGTCAATCCCGATGAAGGTAATGAGGGTAGTGCGTTTGAATTTAGGATCAAATATACGGATGCCGACGGAGACGAACCAAGTAGTGGGTATCCGGCGATTCATATTTTTAATAATGGCACAGAAATAAGTGGCAGTCCTTTTGCTATGTCCGCCGTTAATTCCGATCCTGTGACTTTCGGTAGAATTTACACCTATTCTACTTCTTCCTTAACGGCAAGTGATAATTACACATATCGTTTCGATGCGCAGGACGCTAATGGGGCTATGGCAGAGGGAGAAGGTACCAATACCTTGAGTGGGCCGGTGGTAACGGATAGCGCAAGTGCGGAGCCCATCGGAATAACCATGTATAAAATTGATGGTGGAACCTTTATAATGGGGAATAATAATGGCCCCAGTGATGAACAACCTGAGCATGAAGTTACTGTGAGTACTTTTCAATTAAGTAAACATGAAATTACAAATCGTCAGTTTGTTGAAGTTTATAATTGGGCTTTGGAGCAGGGAAAAATTTCAGTTAATAGCACAACAGTAGAAAATACCGCAGGTGAGCACCAGGAATTACTCGATTTGGATGCTGAAGGTTGCTATATCAGTTATAATGGAACACAATTGGTCGTAGAAGATGGGAGAGATGATCAGCCGGTCTGTGAAGTGACCTGGTATGGGGCGGTAGCCTTTTCAAATTACTATAGTGAGAAGAATGGTTTAACGCCTGTCTATGATTTTAATGATTGGTCTTGTAATTGGGATGGAAATGGTTATCGCCTGCCAACGGAGGCAGAATGGGAATATGCAGCAGGTGGAGGGAATCAATCTCATGATTATGAGTATAGTGGTAGTAATAATGTTGATGAAGTGGGATGGTATTTAGATAACAGTGGTTCACAACCTCACGTTGTAGGTACCAAGAATCCAAATGAATTAGGGCTTTATGATATGTCGGGCAATAATCAGGAATGGTGTTGGGATTATTTTGGCAACTATAGCTCTGAACCGCAAACAGATCCTGTAGGTCCAAGTAGCCAGGAAGATGAACGACGTATTTTGCGAGGTGGAAGTTGGAGTAGTACAGCAGATATTTTACGTGTAACGAATAGAGAACATATTAGTGCGAATCTGAGTAATGGTGATACAGGTTTTCGTATTGCTAAAAAATATTTAGGAGAACCAACTTTAACCTGGACAGGTGAAGCCGGTTACGAATCGGATGGCGTCAATCCTGATACATTAAAGGAAAATGAAACAGTGACCTTCCGTGTCAAATATAGTGATCCAGATGGAGATCAACCCGCGGAAGGTTATCCTAAGGTCTATATTTTTAAAAATGGTAATGCGATTAATGGTAGCCCATTTGTTATGTCTCAGGCAAATTCCGAATCTTTTATTTCAGGCCGAATTTACTTATTAACCACTGATAGTTTAGTGGAAGGAAATGATTATACTTACAAATTTGAAGCAAAAGATATAAATGAAATCACTGCAATTGGTGAGGCTACGCAAGAAAAACAAGGGCCTGTGGTAGAAAAATCAATACCTGCAGCTCCGCAGCTTGTTTCCCCTGAGAACAACTCATTAAATCAAGAACTAACGTTAATTTTAGATTGGAACGATGTTGAAAATGCGGAAACTTATCAACTTCAGGTCTCGGATTCTTCTGATTTCAGTCATTTAATTATTAATCAGCAAGGAATAGATACATCCCAATATGAAGTCACGGATGATATTTTACATTATAGTACAAAATATTTCTGGAGAACCAACGCACAAAATTCTTCAGGAACAAGTTCCTGGAGCGATGAATGGAATTTCACAACAAAGAATGCGCCTGAATTAAGTGTATCCCCAGAATCCTGGGATGCTCCACCTGCAGGTGGAACCAGTTCTGAATTTAGCGTTACGAACTCCGGTAATGATGATTCTTTAAAATTTACTGTAACTACTTCTGATAATTGGTTGTCGGTGAATATCACTGATAGCATAACTCCAGGAAGTTTTACAATTACTGCTGAATCCAACAACACAGGGACAGAAAGAACCGGAAATGTAGAAGTTAAAGCAACTTCAGATGACGTAATAAATTCTCCCTTTATTGTCACTGTCACACAAAACCCCATTCCCGATGATATTCAGTGGCAATCAGTCTTAACGGTTAGTGATGAAAATGGTAATAAATCAGAATTGACTTTTGGTACAGCAACCAACGCAACAGATAACTATGATGATGATTATGACCAATATGCGCCGCCACCTCCGCCATCGGGTTCTTTTGATGCTTCCTTTTCTCTTAATAATGAAAGGTATATAAAAGATTTCCGTGCCCCACTTTCTTCGGACGATTCAGTTCGTATTGTTTGGAATGTTGAATTCCAATATTCAAACGGTGGAGATCCAATTACACTTGAATGGAACAATTCAGCTTTTAATGATGAAGGCTATTACACTCTGGTTGATGATCCTGATTCGCCTCAAGAGATAAATATAGATATGCGGGAGGATAGTTCCTATACAGTAATCAATACTGAAATTGATGAATTATTTATTGTTTATCAAAATGTGACATCCTTTGAAGTGTTTCTAATGAAAGACTGGAATATGGTTGGCTTACCATTGGAAGTACATGATGGTTATTATCTAACGCTTTTCCCGAATGCCATTGAAAATACACTTTATAGTTGGCAAGGTTATTATGAATTGGAAGACACTTTAAAACCTGGTGTTGGTTATTGGTTAAGAAATGAGATCGATGACACTGTACAAATAAATGGAAAGGCAATTCAATCAGTTACCATAGATTTGATAAAAGACTGGAATATGATTGCAGGACCTTCCGGAGATGTACCATTGGCAGCAGTAGAAGATCCAGATCAAGTGATTATTGAGAATACTCTCTATCAATGGGACGGATATTATGTTTTATCTGATACAATTAGACAGGGAAAAGGTTATTGGCTTAGAGCAAGTGATTCAGGAAGAATAACTATAAGTTTGGCTAATAACACTAATTCAGAATATTTAGCTAAAAGAAAAGTTTACCATATAATATATTCATATCCTACAATTACTATTACGGATGCTGGGGGTTCTCATAGAAATTTATATCTTGGTTTAAAATATAAAAATGCTGAAGATAGTTTGAAGTACACATTACCACCTGTTCCTCCTTCAAATTGTTTCGATGTCAGATTTGATAATCAATGTTATGCAACGGGGAAAAATGAAGTAAAAATATTAATTCAAACTTCAAATTATCCTATTAATGTGGAAATAACTGGATTAGAATCTAAGGATGGTTATCAATACGTTTTAAAAGCAAATGAAGGGAATGAACAATTTACTTTTAAAGAAAGCGGTGAATTTGTATTTAATAATAAATTAATTGAAAGTTTAATACTAACTATTGAAAAGATAATTCCTAAGAAATTTATGGTTTATCAAAATTATCCTAATCCCTTCAATCCAACTACAGAAATTAGATATGACTTACCTGAATCTGGAAAAGTAAAAATAGAAATATATAATATTTTGGGAGAGAAAATTCGTACTTTATTCTCTGGTTATCAAGAAGCCGGTATTCATAAAATAAAATGGGATGGTAAAAATGCTATGGGGCATCCTATGAGTTCAGGTATTTATTTTTATATTGTCAATAAAGGAATGAAAAGATTTGTTAAAAAAATGATATTAATGAAATAA